From Pseudomonas vanderleydeniana, the proteins below share one genomic window:
- a CDS encoding TIGR03862 family flavoprotein, translating into MTRSAPDTPSRVAIIGGGPAGLMAAEVLSQAGIQVDLYDGMPSVGRKFLLAGVGGMNITHSEPYPAFLSRYAERAAQIAPMLRAFGADELRAWIHGLGITTFVGTSGRVFPSDMKAAPLLRAWLKRLRDAGVVIHTRHRWTGWRDGKLVIHSPDGERLVSADATLLALGGGSWARLGSDGAWLPLLKQQEVGVAELQPSNCGFEVEAWSQLLKDKFAGAPLKNVAIGLQHDALRLGECVITASGIEGSLIYALSAGIREQINRHGSAVIEIDLLPGKTREQLRTALAKPRGSRSMAKHLHSQVGIDGVKAALLRELTEAACFGDPEQLACAIKALPLKLVATRPLDEAISSAGGVTFEAMDEHLMLKALPGVFCAGEMLDWEAPTGGYLLTACFASGRVAGKGILEWLRRQP; encoded by the coding sequence ATGACCCGCTCAGCCCCCGATACCCCTTCCCGCGTCGCCATCATCGGCGGCGGCCCTGCCGGCCTGATGGCCGCCGAGGTCCTGAGCCAGGCGGGTATCCAGGTCGACCTCTACGACGGCATGCCCTCGGTCGGGCGCAAGTTCCTGCTGGCCGGCGTCGGTGGCATGAACATCACCCATTCCGAGCCCTACCCGGCCTTTCTCTCCCGTTACGCCGAACGGGCAGCGCAGATCGCGCCGATGTTGCGGGCCTTCGGCGCCGATGAACTGCGCGCGTGGATTCACGGCCTGGGGATAACCACCTTCGTCGGCACCTCCGGCCGGGTGTTCCCCAGCGACATGAAGGCCGCCCCGCTGCTGCGCGCCTGGCTCAAGCGCCTGCGCGATGCCGGGGTCGTTATCCACACCCGCCATCGCTGGACCGGCTGGCGGGACGGCAAGCTGGTTATCCACAGCCCCGACGGTGAACGGCTCGTCAGTGCCGACGCCACCTTGCTGGCCCTGGGCGGCGGCAGTTGGGCCCGACTGGGCTCCGATGGCGCCTGGTTGCCACTGCTGAAGCAACAGGAGGTCGGGGTCGCGGAGTTGCAACCGAGCAACTGCGGATTCGAGGTCGAGGCCTGGAGCCAACTGCTCAAGGACAAGTTCGCCGGCGCACCGCTGAAGAACGTCGCCATCGGCCTGCAGCACGATGCCCTGCGCCTGGGCGAATGCGTGATCACCGCCAGCGGGATCGAGGGCAGCCTGATCTATGCCCTGTCCGCCGGAATTCGTGAGCAGATCAACCGGCACGGCTCGGCCGTGATCGAGATCGACCTGCTGCCCGGCAAGACCCGCGAGCAGTTGCGCACGGCGCTGGCCAAGCCACGCGGCTCGCGCTCGATGGCCAAGCACCTGCACAGCCAAGTGGGTATCGACGGGGTCAAGGCGGCGTTGTTGCGTGAGCTGACGGAGGCCGCCTGCTTCGGCGATCCCGAGCAGTTGGCCTGCGCGATAAAGGCCCTGCCATTGAAGCTGGTGGCGACCCGTCCGCTGGACGAGGCCATCAGCAGCGCCGGTGGCGTGACATTCGAGGCGATGGACGAGCACCTGATGCTCAAGGCGCTGCCGGGAGTGTTCTGCGCCGGTGAGATGCTCGACTGGGAAGCGCCGACCGGCGGCTACCTGCTGACCGCCTGCTTTGCCAGCGGGCGGGTCGCGGGGAAAGGCATCCTGGAGTGGCTACGGCGCCAACCCTGA
- a CDS encoding histone deacetylase family protein, with the protein MPLPLIYHDDYSPEFPPEHRFPMDKFRLLRDHLVDSGLTSDAALLRPQICPVEILALAHDRDYIERYMAGELSREDQRRLGLPWNEALAQRTVRAVGGSLLAAEQALQHGLACHLAGGTHHAHYDHPAGFCIFNDLAVISRYFLESGRVNRVLIFDCDVHQGDGTARILEDTPEAITVSLHCEKNFPARKARSDWDIPLPMGMGDADYLRVVDDTLNYLLPLYQPDLVLYDAGVDVHKDDALGYLKLTDEGLAARDENVLRHCLGRDIPVVGVIGGGYSKDRQALARRHGILHHSAQRVWTSSGCH; encoded by the coding sequence ATGCCGCTGCCACTGATCTACCACGATGACTACAGCCCGGAGTTTCCACCGGAGCATCGTTTCCCCATGGACAAGTTCCGCCTGCTGCGCGATCACCTGGTGGACAGCGGCCTGACCAGTGACGCGGCGCTGCTGCGGCCGCAGATCTGCCCTGTGGAGATCCTCGCCCTGGCCCATGACCGCGACTACATCGAACGCTACATGGCCGGGGAACTGTCCCGCGAGGACCAGCGCCGCCTCGGCCTGCCCTGGAACGAAGCCCTGGCACAGCGTACCGTGCGGGCGGTCGGCGGCTCGCTGCTGGCCGCCGAACAGGCCCTGCAGCACGGCCTGGCCTGCCATCTGGCCGGCGGCACGCACCACGCCCACTACGACCACCCGGCAGGTTTCTGCATCTTCAACGACCTCGCGGTGATCAGCCGCTATTTCCTCGAGAGCGGGCGCGTGAACCGGGTCCTGATCTTCGATTGCGACGTCCACCAGGGCGACGGCACCGCCCGCATCCTTGAAGACACTCCCGAGGCCATTACGGTTTCGCTGCACTGCGAGAAAAACTTCCCGGCCCGCAAGGCCCGGAGCGACTGGGACATTCCCTTGCCGATGGGCATGGGCGACGCCGACTACCTACGGGTGGTCGATGACACGCTGAACTACCTGCTGCCGCTGTACCAACCGGACCTGGTGCTGTACGACGCCGGCGTCGACGTGCACAAGGACGATGCCCTCGGTTACCTGAAACTGACCGACGAAGGCCTGGCGGCCCGCGATGAAAACGTCCTGCGCCACTGCCTGGGCCGCGACATCCCGGTGGTCGGGGTGATCGGTGGCGGCTACAGCAAGGATCGCCAGGCCCTGGCCCGCCGTCATGGCATCCTCCATCACAGCGCGCAGCGGGTCTGGACGTCATCAGGCTGTCACTGA
- a CDS encoding GNAT family N-acetyltransferase: MKPILELESARLLLRQWRDDDLPEFARMCADPQVMRHFPVALSRLESAALIGRIRGHFAEHGFGLWALERKDTGAFIGLTGLAHVNFDADFTPAVEIGWRLAHEHWGLGYASEAAWTALRCAFDRLALEEVVAFTTEANTPSQKVMQAIGMHYDPAADFEHPKLAEDHPLRKHVLYRISRDQWLETLHG; encoded by the coding sequence ATGAAGCCGATACTGGAACTTGAGAGTGCGCGTCTGCTGTTGCGCCAGTGGCGTGATGACGACTTGCCGGAATTTGCCCGGATGTGCGCCGATCCTCAAGTGATGCGCCATTTTCCGGTGGCCTTGAGCCGCCTGGAAAGCGCCGCGTTGATCGGTCGCATCCGCGGCCATTTCGCCGAGCACGGCTTTGGCCTGTGGGCCCTGGAACGCAAGGACACCGGGGCGTTCATCGGTCTGACCGGGCTGGCCCACGTCAACTTCGACGCCGACTTCACCCCGGCGGTGGAAATCGGCTGGCGCCTGGCCCACGAACACTGGGGCCTGGGCTACGCCAGCGAGGCCGCCTGGACCGCCTTGCGTTGCGCGTTCGACCGCCTGGCGCTGGAGGAAGTGGTGGCGTTCACCACCGAAGCCAATACCCCTTCGCAGAAGGTCATGCAGGCGATCGGCATGCACTACGACCCGGCGGCGGATTTCGAGCACCCCAAGCTGGCCGAGGACCATCCGCTGCGCAAGCACGTGCTGTACCGCATCAGCCGCGACCAGTGGCTGGAAACCCTGCACGGCTAG
- the tesB gene encoding acyl-CoA thioesterase II, translated as MSQVLEDLVDLLTLESIEENLFRGRSQDLGFRQLFGGQVLGQSLSAASQTVEDARHVHSLHGYFLRPGDAALPVVYSVDRVRDGGSFSTRRVTAIQKGHPIFTCSASFQYDEKGFEHQSSMPQVVGPENLPSELEITRQRAHLIPEHMRDKLLCPKPIEVRPVTEKDPYNPQPADPIKYVWFRADGALADIPALHKYLLAYASDFGLLTTSMLPHGKSVWQKDMQVASLDHALWFHADLRADDWLLYAMDSPWAGNSRGFSRGSVYNRAGVLVASVTQEGLIRHRKDWA; from the coding sequence ATGAGCCAAGTGCTGGAAGACCTGGTCGACTTGCTGACCCTGGAATCTATCGAGGAAAACCTCTTTCGTGGGCGCAGCCAGGACCTGGGCTTTCGCCAGCTGTTCGGCGGCCAGGTCCTGGGCCAGTCGCTGTCGGCGGCGAGCCAGACCGTGGAGGATGCGCGACATGTGCATTCGCTGCACGGTTATTTCCTGCGCCCTGGCGATGCGGCCCTGCCGGTGGTGTATTCGGTTGACCGCGTGCGCGACGGCGGCAGCTTCAGCACCCGGCGCGTGACCGCGATCCAGAAGGGCCACCCGATCTTCACCTGCAGTGCGTCGTTCCAGTACGACGAAAAGGGTTTCGAACACCAGAGCAGCATGCCGCAGGTGGTCGGGCCGGAGAACCTGCCCTCGGAGCTGGAGATCACCCGCCAGCGCGCACACCTGATCCCCGAGCACATGCGCGACAAGCTGCTGTGCCCCAAGCCGATCGAAGTGCGCCCGGTGACCGAGAAGGATCCCTACAACCCGCAGCCGGCTGATCCGATCAAGTATGTCTGGTTCCGTGCCGACGGTGCCCTGGCCGACATCCCGGCCCTGCACAAGTACCTGTTGGCCTATGCCTCGGACTTCGGCCTGCTGACCACCTCGATGCTGCCCCATGGCAAGTCGGTGTGGCAGAAGGATATGCAGGTCGCCAGCCTTGACCACGCGCTGTGGTTCCACGCCGACCTGCGTGCCGACGACTGGCTGCTGTACGCGATGGACAGCCCCTGGGCCGGCAACTCCCGCGGCTTCTCCCGCGGCAGCGTGTACAACCGGGCCGGCGTGCTGGTGGCGTCGGTGACCCAGGAAGGCCTGATTCGTCATCGCAAGGATTGGGCATGA
- a CDS encoding HAD family hydrolase: MSLADVRHWVFDMDGTLTVAVHDFAAIRVALSIPPEDDILTHLAALPADEAAAKHAWLLEHERDLALGSKPAAGAVELVRELAGRGYRLGILTRNARELAHVTLEAIGLADCFAVEDVLGRDDAPPKPHPGGLLKLAASWDVAPSEMVMVGDYRFDLDCGRAAGTRTVLVNLPDNPWPELADWHAEDCAALQRMLSAR; this comes from the coding sequence ATGAGCCTGGCTGATGTGCGGCACTGGGTGTTCGACATGGACGGCACCCTGACCGTCGCCGTGCATGATTTCGCGGCGATTCGCGTGGCCCTGTCGATTCCCCCGGAAGATGACATCCTCACCCACCTGGCGGCCCTGCCGGCCGATGAGGCGGCGGCCAAGCATGCCTGGCTGCTGGAGCACGAGCGCGACCTGGCGCTGGGCTCGAAGCCGGCGGCGGGCGCGGTGGAACTGGTGCGAGAGCTGGCCGGGCGCGGTTATCGCCTGGGCATCCTGACGCGCAATGCCCGCGAATTGGCGCACGTCACGCTGGAGGCGATCGGCCTGGCCGACTGCTTTGCCGTCGAGGACGTGTTGGGCCGCGACGATGCGCCGCCCAAGCCGCACCCGGGTGGGCTGTTGAAACTGGCCGCGAGCTGGGACGTGGCGCCGAGCGAGATGGTGATGGTCGGCGACTACCGTTTCGATCTCGATTGCGGCCGCGCGGCCGGCACCCGGACGGTGCTGGTGAACCTGCCGGACAATCCCTGGCCGGAACTGGCCGACTGGCATGCCGAGGATTGTGCTGCACTGCAGCGGATGCTGTCTGCTCGATAA
- a CDS encoding alpha/beta hydrolase, translated as MCASAGQVGAAEHGVKEVSPDHLKLSAGELSVGLNRDWQGPMPDVQRVLIIVHGRLRNAMTYLRSAETATSQAGQESSTLIIAPQFLNDSDVRRNHLPDRLLRWHGNDWMAGESTTGSAPMSSYAALDEVLARLGNRKKFPALREVVIAGHSGGGQVVQRYALVGHGDAQLAGSGIRLRYVVANPSSYAYFSAQRPAKGFDPAGCPGFNDWKYGLQNLPAYVTEQSPALLEQTYVQRDVTYLLGQKDTDPNHPALDKSCAAEAQGAYRLLRGHNYFDYLQQRHPQGLAQRLVEVPGVGHDGNRMFTSPQGQKVLFNQ; from the coding sequence ATGTGCGCCAGCGCCGGACAGGTGGGAGCGGCTGAACACGGGGTCAAGGAGGTCAGCCCCGATCATTTGAAACTGTCGGCCGGGGAGTTGAGCGTCGGCCTCAATCGCGACTGGCAGGGACCGATGCCCGATGTACAGCGTGTGCTGATCATCGTCCACGGCCGCCTGCGCAATGCCATGACCTACCTCAGGAGCGCCGAAACGGCCACCTCCCAGGCCGGCCAGGAGAGCAGCACGCTGATCATCGCACCGCAGTTCCTCAACGACAGCGATGTACGGCGCAATCACCTGCCCGACCGTCTGTTGCGCTGGCACGGCAATGACTGGATGGCCGGCGAGAGCACCACCGGTTCCGCGCCGATGAGTTCCTATGCGGCGCTGGATGAAGTCCTGGCCCGCCTGGGCAATCGCAAGAAATTCCCGGCACTGCGCGAGGTGGTGATTGCCGGGCACTCCGGCGGCGGGCAGGTGGTCCAGCGCTACGCCCTGGTCGGGCACGGCGACGCGCAACTGGCCGGTAGCGGCATCCGCTTGCGCTATGTGGTCGCCAATCCGTCGTCCTACGCCTATTTCAGCGCCCAACGACCGGCGAAGGGCTTCGACCCGGCCGGTTGCCCGGGCTTCAACGACTGGAAATATGGCCTGCAGAACCTGCCGGCCTACGTCACGGAGCAATCGCCGGCGCTACTGGAGCAGACCTACGTGCAGCGCGATGTCACCTACCTGCTCGGGCAGAAAGACACCGACCCGAACCACCCGGCGCTGGACAAGAGTTGCGCGGCCGAAGCCCAGGGTGCCTATCGGCTGCTGCGTGGGCACAACTACTTCGACTATCTGCAGCAACGGCATCCGCAGGGCCTGGCGCAAAGGCTGGTGGAAGTGCCCGGCGTGGGGCATGACGGCAACCGGATGTTCACCTCGCCGCAGGGGCAGAAGGTGTTGTTCAACCAATAG
- the ypfJ gene encoding KPN_02809 family neutral zinc metallopeptidase, with protein sequence MLWKKGRRSDNVVDARDDDNAGGGGLRFGGGKGLSLTAVVLIVGIGLLTGQDPMQILGQLSGQLGQQASVPATTQTRQAPPANDEQADFVRAILGDTEDTWGQIFQQAGRQYRDPTLVLFRGRVNSACGLASSATGPFYCPADQRVYLDLDFFREMSQRFKAAGDFARAYVIAHEVGHHVQTLLGVSAKIQAARQRGRRMEGDGGLLVRQELQADCLAGVWAWHAQQRLHWLEPGDVEQALNAANAIGDDRLQQQGQGRVVPDSFTHGTSAQRVRWFKVGFAQGQLSQCDTFAARNL encoded by the coding sequence ATGCTCTGGAAAAAGGGACGACGCAGCGACAACGTGGTGGATGCTCGCGACGACGACAATGCCGGTGGTGGCGGCCTACGTTTCGGCGGCGGCAAGGGCCTGAGCCTGACGGCGGTGGTCTTGATCGTCGGCATCGGCCTGCTGACCGGCCAGGACCCGATGCAGATCCTCGGACAACTCAGCGGCCAGCTGGGCCAGCAGGCCTCGGTGCCCGCCACCACGCAGACGCGCCAGGCGCCACCGGCCAATGACGAACAGGCGGACTTCGTTCGGGCCATTCTCGGCGACACTGAGGACACCTGGGGCCAGATCTTCCAGCAGGCCGGGCGTCAGTATCGGGATCCGACGCTGGTGCTGTTTAGAGGTCGGGTCAACTCGGCCTGCGGGCTTGCCTCGTCAGCCACCGGGCCGTTCTACTGCCCGGCAGACCAGCGGGTCTACCTGGACCTGGATTTCTTCCGCGAGATGTCCCAGCGCTTCAAGGCCGCCGGCGATTTTGCCCGGGCCTATGTGATCGCCCACGAAGTCGGTCATCACGTGCAGACGCTGCTCGGCGTCTCGGCCAAGATCCAGGCGGCCCGCCAGCGGGGGCGGCGAATGGAAGGCGACGGCGGCCTGCTGGTGCGCCAGGAGTTGCAGGCCGACTGCCTGGCCGGGGTCTGGGCCTGGCACGCGCAACAACGCCTGCACTGGCTGGAACCCGGCGACGTGGAGCAAGCCTTGAACGCCGCCAACGCAATCGGTGATGATCGCCTGCAACAACAGGGTCAGGGCCGCGTGGTCCCCGACTCCTTCACCCACGGCACGTCCGCGCAGCGGGTGCGCTGGTTCAAGGTCGGCTTCGCCCAGGGGCAACTCAGTCAATGCGATACCTTTGCCGCAAGAAATCTGTGA
- the pcaQ gene encoding pca operon transcription factor PcaQ: MNIDSRIKFRHLVCFLEMARQGSLARAADVMAVSQPAMSKTLKELEELLETSLFVRSKSGISLTEAGVAFLRYAGPSVQTLREGVQALREGEYAAGVVRLGVLSTVESLLVPEVVRRLHERHPALVVSVVTGPSAYLLSQLRVGDVDLVVGRMTDSPEIQGLTFEHLYSESMTLVARPDHPLLQGVLDRTAVENFPLVLPLAGTTIRKFADSLFVQCGLSPSRQRLETLSVALSRRYVLSSAALWLAPLDAVRLDLARGELREIDLGQREPGGSVGISSNASLPLSLAAQWSVDVLREVGQAYREGLYP, from the coding sequence GTGAACATCGATAGCCGCATCAAATTCCGTCACCTCGTGTGCTTTCTCGAAATGGCCCGCCAGGGCAGCCTGGCGCGGGCGGCGGATGTCATGGCGGTGAGCCAGCCGGCGATGTCGAAGACCCTCAAGGAGTTGGAGGAACTGCTGGAGACCAGCCTGTTCGTGCGCAGCAAGAGCGGCATCAGCCTGACCGAGGCCGGAGTGGCCTTCCTGCGTTATGCCGGGCCGTCGGTACAGACCCTGCGCGAGGGCGTGCAGGCCTTGCGCGAAGGCGAGTACGCGGCCGGCGTGGTGCGCCTCGGCGTGCTGTCGACGGTGGAAAGCCTGCTGGTTCCGGAGGTGGTGCGGCGCCTGCACGAGCGCCATCCGGCGCTGGTGGTCAGCGTGGTGACCGGGCCGAGTGCCTACCTGCTCTCGCAACTGCGGGTCGGTGACGTCGACCTGGTGGTCGGGCGGATGACCGACAGCCCGGAGATCCAGGGGCTGACCTTCGAGCACCTGTACAGCGAATCCATGACCCTGGTGGCTCGCCCCGATCATCCCCTGCTGCAGGGCGTGCTGGATCGTACGGCGGTGGAAAATTTCCCGCTGGTGCTGCCGCTGGCGGGCACCACCATCCGCAAGTTCGCCGACAGCCTGTTCGTGCAGTGTGGCCTCAGCCCGTCGCGACAGCGGCTGGAGACCCTGTCGGTGGCCCTGAGCCGGCGTTATGTGTTGTCCAGCGCGGCGTTATGGTTGGCACCGCTGGATGCGGTGCGCCTGGACCTGGCACGGGGCGAGCTGCGCGAGATCGACCTCGGGCAGCGTGAACCGGGTGGTTCGGTGGGGATTTCGAGCAACGCCAGCCTGCCGCTGTCGCTGGCCGCGCAATGGTCGGTGGACGTGTTGCGGGAAGTCGGGCAGGCCTATCGTGAAGGGCTTTATCCATAA
- the pcaH gene encoding protocatechuate 3,4-dioxygenase subunit beta, with amino-acid sequence MSEADSSRFVIRDRNWHPKALTPDYKTSIARSPRQALVSIPQSVSESTGPDFSHLKFGRFDNDLLLNFNNGGLPVGERIILAGRVCDQYGKPIPHTLVEIWQANAGGRYRHKNDRYLAPLDPNFGGVGRALTDRDGTYTFRTIKPGPYPWRNGPNDWRPAHIHVSISGPSIATRLITQLYFEGDPLIPMCPIVKSIANPEAVQSLVARLDMGNANPMDCLAYRFDIVLRGQRKTHFENC; translated from the coding sequence ATGTCTGAAGCAGACAGCAGTCGTTTTGTCATTCGTGACCGTAACTGGCACCCCAAGGCCCTGACCCCCGACTACAAGACCTCCATTGCCCGCTCCCCGCGCCAGGCGCTGGTGAGCATTCCTCAGTCGGTCAGCGAAAGCACCGGCCCGGACTTCTCCCATCTGAAATTCGGCCGTTTCGACAACGACCTGCTGCTCAATTTCAACAACGGTGGCCTGCCGGTGGGCGAGCGCATCATCCTTGCCGGCCGGGTCTGCGATCAGTACGGCAAGCCGATTCCCCACACCCTGGTGGAAATCTGGCAGGCCAACGCCGGTGGTCGCTACCGGCACAAGAACGACCGTTACCTGGCGCCCCTGGACCCGAACTTCGGCGGTGTCGGCCGCGCGTTGACCGACCGTGATGGCACCTACACCTTTCGCACCATCAAGCCCGGCCCCTACCCATGGCGCAATGGGCCGAACGACTGGCGCCCGGCGCATATCCACGTGTCGATCAGCGGCCCGTCGATTGCCACGCGGCTGATCACCCAGCTGTATTTCGAAGGCGACCCGCTGATCCCGATGTGCCCGATCGTCAAGTCGATCGCCAACCCCGAAGCGGTGCAGAGCCTGGTCGCCCGGCTCGACATGGGCAACGCCAATCCGATGGATTGCCTGGCCTATCGCTTCGACATCGTGCTGCGCGGCCAGCGCAAGACCCACTTCGAAAACTGCTGA
- the pcaG gene encoding protocatechuate 3,4-dioxygenase subunit alpha, which translates to MPVQLLMETPSQTAGPYVHIGLALAAAGNPPRPEEIWNRMARPEAPGEHILVFGNVYDGNGHLVRDSFLEFWQANHEGVYDSAFDSEKAFNSFGRTATTFDAGEWTLETIKPGVVNNAAGVPMAPHINVSLFARGINIHLQTRLYFSDEAEANATCPVINLIEQPQRRETLIAQRCEVNGRTAYRFDIRIQGEGETVFFDF; encoded by the coding sequence ATGCCTGTTCAACTGCTCATGGAAACCCCGTCCCAGACCGCCGGTCCCTACGTACACATCGGCCTGGCGCTGGCGGCCGCCGGCAACCCGCCGCGCCCCGAGGAAATCTGGAACCGGATGGCCCGGCCCGAGGCGCCCGGCGAACATATCCTGGTGTTCGGCAACGTCTATGACGGCAACGGCCACCTGGTACGCGACTCCTTCCTGGAGTTCTGGCAGGCCAACCACGAAGGGGTCTACGACAGCGCGTTCGATTCGGAGAAGGCCTTCAACAGTTTCGGCCGTACCGCGACCACCTTCGATGCGGGGGAATGGACCCTGGAGACCATCAAGCCGGGCGTGGTGAACAACGCCGCCGGTGTGCCGATGGCGCCGCATATCAACGTTTCGCTGTTCGCCCGGGGGATCAACATCCACCTGCAGACCCGCCTGTATTTCTCCGACGAGGCCGAGGCCAACGCCACATGCCCGGTGATCAACCTGATCGAGCAGCCGCAGCGTCGCGAGACCCTGATTGCCCAGCGCTGCGAGGTGAATGGACGGACGGCCTACCGGTTCGATATCCGCATCCAGGGTGAGGGTGAGACGGTGTTCTTCGACTTCTGA
- a CDS encoding MFS transporter encodes MAVGSTRWGMLALVFFATTLNYIDRAALGVMQPILAKAMNWTAMDYANINFWFQVGYAVGFVLQGRLIDRLGVKKVFFCAVLLWSLATGAHGLATSAMGFMLCRFILGLTEAANYPACVKTTRLWFPAGERAVATGIFNAGTNVGAMFTPMLLPIVLQVWGWQAAFLCMAALGGIWLLFWGLKYFNPEDHPSVNAAELAYIQKEVEPEQPGVPFSRILRMRGTWAFALAYSLTAPVFWFYLYWLPPFLNQQYNLGISVTQMGIPLIIIYLTADFGSVGGGILSSFLIGRGMNPIRARLLSMLLFACCIIGVVLAAGSSHLWVAVGAISLAIGAHQAWTANIWSLVMDYTPKHMMSTVFGFGGMCAAIGGMFMTQLVGYILTTTNNNYAVLFTLIPAMYFLALTWMYFMAPREIPKLAE; translated from the coding sequence ATGGCCGTCGGCTCCACCCGCTGGGGCATGCTGGCCCTGGTGTTCTTCGCCACCACCCTGAACTACATCGACCGTGCCGCCCTCGGCGTCATGCAGCCTATCCTCGCCAAGGCCATGAACTGGACGGCGATGGACTACGCCAACATCAACTTCTGGTTCCAGGTCGGCTATGCCGTCGGCTTCGTCCTGCAAGGCCGGCTGATCGACCGCCTGGGCGTGAAAAAGGTGTTCTTCTGCGCCGTGCTGCTGTGGAGCCTGGCGACCGGCGCCCATGGCCTGGCGACCTCGGCCATGGGCTTCATGCTCTGCCGCTTCATCCTCGGCCTGACCGAGGCTGCCAACTACCCGGCCTGCGTGAAGACCACCCGCCTGTGGTTCCCTGCCGGCGAGCGGGCCGTGGCCACCGGCATCTTCAACGCCGGGACCAACGTCGGGGCGATGTTCACCCCGATGCTGCTGCCGATCGTCCTGCAGGTCTGGGGCTGGCAGGCGGCTTTCCTGTGCATGGCCGCGCTGGGCGGAATCTGGCTGCTGTTCTGGGGCCTGAAGTACTTCAACCCGGAAGATCACCCGTCGGTGAACGCCGCGGAACTGGCCTACATCCAGAAGGAAGTCGAGCCGGAGCAACCCGGCGTGCCGTTCTCGCGGATCCTGCGCATGCGCGGCACCTGGGCCTTCGCCCTGGCCTACTCGCTGACCGCGCCGGTGTTCTGGTTCTACCTGTACTGGCTGCCGCCGTTCCTGAACCAGCAATACAACCTGGGCATCAGCGTGACGCAGATGGGGATTCCGCTGATCATCATCTACCTGACCGCCGACTTCGGCAGCGTGGGTGGCGGCATTCTCTCCTCGTTCCTGATCGGTCGCGGGATGAACCCGATCCGTGCCCGCCTGCTGTCGATGCTGCTGTTCGCCTGCTGCATCATCGGCGTGGTGCTGGCCGCCGGGTCCAGCCACCTGTGGGTCGCAGTGGGCGCAATCTCCCTGGCCATCGGCGCGCACCAGGCCTGGACCGCGAACATCTGGAGCCTGGTGATGGACTACACGCCCAAGCACATGATGAGCACGGTGTTCGGCTTCGGCGGCATGTGCGCGGCGATCGGCGGAATGTTCATGACGCAGCTGGTGGGCTACATCCTGACCACCACCAACAACAACTACGCGGTGCTGTTCACGCTGATCCCGGCAATGTACTTCCTGGCGCTGACCTGGATGTACTTCATGGCGCCGCGCGAGATTCCGAAGCTGGCTGAGTGA